From Arachis stenosperma cultivar V10309 chromosome 2, arast.V10309.gnm1.PFL2, whole genome shotgun sequence, one genomic window encodes:
- the LOC130962332 gene encoding uncharacterized protein LOC130962332 isoform X2, which yields MMNMDMDMDMPLPEELELLELERDYPDFDIPEPEQEQELQPQKQPQTHPQPESPDLVVLPEPQSNGHKRSRSDDPSPVRSLSEEKRVRVGDSAATEVDAVSNDDEDWLQYSPPPRGVRMEEEDRFVKEKELSRYAWEIHGECMPVTAPSGDRVYAKLNRIEGVELARKLDWRANSADLTLEPINALFERLEQEAIAKTMEASLEGQSYLDVPATQMVHEQLWVDKYAPKSFTELLSDEQTNRERPFNSKFSRRNRGAKWSSGRYKNSRSMDGSSNSQSIEDILNTRTTNVGPPEQKILLLCGSPGLGKTTIAHVAARHCGYHVVEVNASDDRSTSTIESKILDVVQMNSVLSDSRPKCLVVDEIDGALGEGKGAVEVLLKMVSAETKSDAGRKSSKKGWKRATLSRPVICICNDLYAPALRPLRQIAKVHMFVQPTVGRVVSRLKYICNKEGMKASAIALTALANYTECDIRSCLNTLQFLSKKKETLNMFDLASQVVGQKDMSKNVIDIWKEIFHRKRKKLERNSPKSKSFEFDSLYSLISNRGDSDLILDGIHENILLLNYHDPVMQKTVKCFNILGVFDVLHKFIWRTQQMPLHVYLPPIAIGVHHIVAQVQKPSIEWPKSYQRYRTMMSEKIDILNTWHYKVPPHIARHLSVSCIVEDIISPLLHILSPPTIRPVALHLLAEKEKNDFSQLVSTMVSYSITYKATKSEMLPNHLSHEVANDMAVSLIPPINDFINFKDYASNHHTLSLPMKKVLLHEVEKQRILQVTKGDEVFATGTINAQSTKANHGAAADKKTTETNTNILARQLNANPKSDSPNSNLNKVPCDLDNAKLPNTGNKKRPSNGFSSFFDRFKKPGEKGLKSNDGSLQKEETLKKDPFPLLFKFNEGFTNAVKRPVRIREFLC from the exons ATGATGAACATGGACATGGACATGGACATGCCCCTTCCTGAAGAGCTCGAACTGCTCGAGCTCGAAAGGGACTACCCAGATTTTGACATCCCCGAACCCGAACAGGAACAGGAATTGCAACCGCAAAAGCAACCGCAAACGCACCCGCAACCAGAATCGCCAGATCTGGTGGTTCTTCCAGAACCCCAATCCAATGGCCACAAGCGGTCGCGTTCCGACGATCCTTCTCCAGTCAGGTCGCTTTCCGAGGAGAAGCGGGTTAGGGTTGGGGATTCTGCTGCCACTGAGGTTGATGCAGTTTCCAATGACGATGAGGACTGGCTTCAATACTCACCTCCTCCTAGAGGCGTTcgaatggaagaagaagataggTTTGTGAAGGAGAAGGAGCTGTCAAGGTACGCTTGGGAGATCCACGGGGAGTGTATGCCGGTTACTGCGCCTAGCGGCGATAGAGTTTACGCAAAACTGAACCGCATTGAAGGGGTGGAACTCGCTAGGAAGTTGGACTGGAGAGCCAATTCTGCTG ATCTAACTTTAGAACCTATTAATGCTCTCTTCGAAAGATTGGAGCAAGAGGCTATCGCTAAG aCCATGGAAGCTAGTTTGGAGGGCCAAAGCTATCTAGATGTTCCTGCAACACAAATGGTGCATGAGCAACTTTGGGTAGATAAATATGCACCAAAGTCATTTACTGAGCTTCTTAGTGATGAACAAACAAATCGCGAG CGACCTTTCAATTCAAAGTTTTCAAGGAGAAACAGAGGAGCCAAATGGAGTAGTGGGAGGTATAAAAATTCAAGAAGTATGGATGGGAGTAGTAACTCACAGAGCATTGAGGATATACTGAATACAAGGACAACCAATGTTGGTCCACCAGAACAgaag ATTCTTCTGCTCTGTGGATCACCTGGTCTTGGAAAAACAACAATTGCCCATGTAGCTGCCAGGCACTGTGGATATCATGTAGTGGAG GTTAATGCTAGTGATGATCGTTCTACATCAACTATTGAATCCAAAATCCTTGATGTTGTTCAAATGAACTCTGTCTTGTCTGATTCAAGGCCAAAGTGTCTg GTGGTGGATGAAATTGATGGAGCCCTTGGTGAAGGCAAGGGTGCTGTGGAGGTTCTTTTGAAGATG GTTTCTGCTGAAACAAAGTCTGATGCTGGAAGGAAATCGTCAAAGAAGGGGTGGAAAAGAGCAACATTATCAAGACCT GTGATTTGCATTTGTAATGATTTATATGCACCTGCCTTAAGACCGTTACGTCAGATAGCCAA GGTTCATATGTTTGTTCAGCCAACAGTTGGTCGTGTGGTAAGCAG GCttaaatatatatgtaacaAGGAGGGAATGAAAGCTAGTGCTATTGCGCTCACTGCTCTAGCGAATTACACAG AGTGTGATATACGCTCATGCTTGAATACTCTGCAATTTCTCtccaagaaaaaggaaaccCTCAATATG TTTGATTTAGCTTCTCAAGTAGTTGGCCAGAAGGACATGTCAAAGAATGTTATAGACATCTGGAAGGAG ATTTTCCATAGGAAAAGAAAGAAGTTGGAAAGAAATTCACCTAAAAGCAagtcttttgaatttgattcCTTGTACTCCCTGATATCAAACCG AGGTGATAGTGACTTGATTTTGGATGGAATTCATGAAAATATTTTGCTTCTCAATTATCATGATCCCGTGATGCAAAAAACT GTCAAGTGCTTCAATATTCTTGGAGTTTTTGATGTATTGCATAAATTCATATGGCGTACACAACAAATGCCCCTTCATG TATATTTGCCGCCCATAGCAATTGGTGTACATCATATAGTAGCTCAAGTTCAGAAGCCAAGCATTGAGTGGCCAAAGTCTTATCAAAG GTATCGAACAATgatgtctgagaagattgacATTTTGAATACTTGGCACTACAAAGTCCCACCACATATTGCAAGGCACCTATCAGTTAGTTGCATTGTTGAAGATATAATTTCTCCGTTGTTGCATATTCTGTCTCCACCAACGATAAGACCG gTGGCATTACATCTCCTAgctgaaaaggagaagaacgaTTTTTCTCAGCTAGTTAGTACAATGGTCTCTTACTCTATAACATACAAGGCTACAAAGTCAGAAATGCTGCCTAATCACCTAAGCCATGAAGTAGCAAATGACATGGCTGTGTCTCTTATTCCTCCAATCAATGACTTCATAAACTTTAAG GACTATGCCTCCAATCATCACACCCTTTCATTACCTATGAAGAAGGTTTTGCTCCATGAA GTTGAAAAACAGAGAATCTTGCAAGTTACAAAGGGAGATGAAGTTTTTGCTACTGGAACTATCAATGctcaatcaaccaaagccaaccATGGAGCTGCAGCTGATAAGAAAACCACTGAAACAAATACTAACATTTTAGCGAGGCAGTTAAATGCAAATCCCAAATCAGATTCACCAAACTCGAATCTTAATAAAGTTCCATGTGATTTAGACAATGCAAAACTGCCAAACACGGGAAACAAGAAAAGGCCATCTAATGGTTTTTCAAGTTTCTTTGACAG GTTTAAAAAGCCAGGTGAGAAAGGCCTCAAAAGCAATGATGGCTCTCTGCAGAAAGAAGAAACTTTGAAGAAAGacccattccctttactattCAAGTTTAATGAG GGCTTTACGAATGCGGTGAAAAGACCTGTCCGGATACGTGAATTTCTATGTTGA
- the LOC130962332 gene encoding uncharacterized protein LOC130962332 isoform X1: MMNMDMDMDMPLPEELELLELERDYPDFDIPEPEQEQELQPQKQPQTHPQPESPDLVVLPEPQSNGHKRSRSDDPSPVRSLSEEKRVRVGDSAATEVDAVSNDDEDWLQYSPPPRGVRMEEEDRFVKEKELSRYAWEIHGECMPVTAPSGDRVYAKLNRIEGVELARKLDWRANSADLTLEPINALFERLEQEAIAKTMEASLEGQSYLDVPATQMVHEQLWVDKYAPKSFTELLSDEQTNREVLLWLKQWDSVVFGSDIRSTSDDVLFALKRHSSVAQNQRPFNSKFSRRNRGAKWSSGRYKNSRSMDGSSNSQSIEDILNTRTTNVGPPEQKILLLCGSPGLGKTTIAHVAARHCGYHVVEVNASDDRSTSTIESKILDVVQMNSVLSDSRPKCLVVDEIDGALGEGKGAVEVLLKMVSAETKSDAGRKSSKKGWKRATLSRPVICICNDLYAPALRPLRQIAKVHMFVQPTVGRVVSRLKYICNKEGMKASAIALTALANYTECDIRSCLNTLQFLSKKKETLNMFDLASQVVGQKDMSKNVIDIWKEIFHRKRKKLERNSPKSKSFEFDSLYSLISNRGDSDLILDGIHENILLLNYHDPVMQKTVKCFNILGVFDVLHKFIWRTQQMPLHVYLPPIAIGVHHIVAQVQKPSIEWPKSYQRYRTMMSEKIDILNTWHYKVPPHIARHLSVSCIVEDIISPLLHILSPPTIRPVALHLLAEKEKNDFSQLVSTMVSYSITYKATKSEMLPNHLSHEVANDMAVSLIPPINDFINFKDYASNHHTLSLPMKKVLLHEVEKQRILQVTKGDEVFATGTINAQSTKANHGAAADKKTTETNTNILARQLNANPKSDSPNSNLNKVPCDLDNAKLPNTGNKKRPSNGFSSFFDRFKKPGEKGLKSNDGSLQKEETLKKDPFPLLFKFNEGFTNAVKRPVRIREFLC, from the exons ATGATGAACATGGACATGGACATGGACATGCCCCTTCCTGAAGAGCTCGAACTGCTCGAGCTCGAAAGGGACTACCCAGATTTTGACATCCCCGAACCCGAACAGGAACAGGAATTGCAACCGCAAAAGCAACCGCAAACGCACCCGCAACCAGAATCGCCAGATCTGGTGGTTCTTCCAGAACCCCAATCCAATGGCCACAAGCGGTCGCGTTCCGACGATCCTTCTCCAGTCAGGTCGCTTTCCGAGGAGAAGCGGGTTAGGGTTGGGGATTCTGCTGCCACTGAGGTTGATGCAGTTTCCAATGACGATGAGGACTGGCTTCAATACTCACCTCCTCCTAGAGGCGTTcgaatggaagaagaagataggTTTGTGAAGGAGAAGGAGCTGTCAAGGTACGCTTGGGAGATCCACGGGGAGTGTATGCCGGTTACTGCGCCTAGCGGCGATAGAGTTTACGCAAAACTGAACCGCATTGAAGGGGTGGAACTCGCTAGGAAGTTGGACTGGAGAGCCAATTCTGCTG ATCTAACTTTAGAACCTATTAATGCTCTCTTCGAAAGATTGGAGCAAGAGGCTATCGCTAAG aCCATGGAAGCTAGTTTGGAGGGCCAAAGCTATCTAGATGTTCCTGCAACACAAATGGTGCATGAGCAACTTTGGGTAGATAAATATGCACCAAAGTCATTTACTGAGCTTCTTAGTGATGAACAAACAAATCGCGAG GTACTCTTATGGTTGAAACAATGGGACTCTGTTGTTTTTGGATCTGATATTCGAAGTACATCAGATGATGTTTTGTTTGCTTTAAAGAGACATTCTTCTGTTGCCCAAAATCAGCGACCTTTCAATTCAAAGTTTTCAAGGAGAAACAGAGGAGCCAAATGGAGTAGTGGGAGGTATAAAAATTCAAGAAGTATGGATGGGAGTAGTAACTCACAGAGCATTGAGGATATACTGAATACAAGGACAACCAATGTTGGTCCACCAGAACAgaag ATTCTTCTGCTCTGTGGATCACCTGGTCTTGGAAAAACAACAATTGCCCATGTAGCTGCCAGGCACTGTGGATATCATGTAGTGGAG GTTAATGCTAGTGATGATCGTTCTACATCAACTATTGAATCCAAAATCCTTGATGTTGTTCAAATGAACTCTGTCTTGTCTGATTCAAGGCCAAAGTGTCTg GTGGTGGATGAAATTGATGGAGCCCTTGGTGAAGGCAAGGGTGCTGTGGAGGTTCTTTTGAAGATG GTTTCTGCTGAAACAAAGTCTGATGCTGGAAGGAAATCGTCAAAGAAGGGGTGGAAAAGAGCAACATTATCAAGACCT GTGATTTGCATTTGTAATGATTTATATGCACCTGCCTTAAGACCGTTACGTCAGATAGCCAA GGTTCATATGTTTGTTCAGCCAACAGTTGGTCGTGTGGTAAGCAG GCttaaatatatatgtaacaAGGAGGGAATGAAAGCTAGTGCTATTGCGCTCACTGCTCTAGCGAATTACACAG AGTGTGATATACGCTCATGCTTGAATACTCTGCAATTTCTCtccaagaaaaaggaaaccCTCAATATG TTTGATTTAGCTTCTCAAGTAGTTGGCCAGAAGGACATGTCAAAGAATGTTATAGACATCTGGAAGGAG ATTTTCCATAGGAAAAGAAAGAAGTTGGAAAGAAATTCACCTAAAAGCAagtcttttgaatttgattcCTTGTACTCCCTGATATCAAACCG AGGTGATAGTGACTTGATTTTGGATGGAATTCATGAAAATATTTTGCTTCTCAATTATCATGATCCCGTGATGCAAAAAACT GTCAAGTGCTTCAATATTCTTGGAGTTTTTGATGTATTGCATAAATTCATATGGCGTACACAACAAATGCCCCTTCATG TATATTTGCCGCCCATAGCAATTGGTGTACATCATATAGTAGCTCAAGTTCAGAAGCCAAGCATTGAGTGGCCAAAGTCTTATCAAAG GTATCGAACAATgatgtctgagaagattgacATTTTGAATACTTGGCACTACAAAGTCCCACCACATATTGCAAGGCACCTATCAGTTAGTTGCATTGTTGAAGATATAATTTCTCCGTTGTTGCATATTCTGTCTCCACCAACGATAAGACCG gTGGCATTACATCTCCTAgctgaaaaggagaagaacgaTTTTTCTCAGCTAGTTAGTACAATGGTCTCTTACTCTATAACATACAAGGCTACAAAGTCAGAAATGCTGCCTAATCACCTAAGCCATGAAGTAGCAAATGACATGGCTGTGTCTCTTATTCCTCCAATCAATGACTTCATAAACTTTAAG GACTATGCCTCCAATCATCACACCCTTTCATTACCTATGAAGAAGGTTTTGCTCCATGAA GTTGAAAAACAGAGAATCTTGCAAGTTACAAAGGGAGATGAAGTTTTTGCTACTGGAACTATCAATGctcaatcaaccaaagccaaccATGGAGCTGCAGCTGATAAGAAAACCACTGAAACAAATACTAACATTTTAGCGAGGCAGTTAAATGCAAATCCCAAATCAGATTCACCAAACTCGAATCTTAATAAAGTTCCATGTGATTTAGACAATGCAAAACTGCCAAACACGGGAAACAAGAAAAGGCCATCTAATGGTTTTTCAAGTTTCTTTGACAG GTTTAAAAAGCCAGGTGAGAAAGGCCTCAAAAGCAATGATGGCTCTCTGCAGAAAGAAGAAACTTTGAAGAAAGacccattccctttactattCAAGTTTAATGAG GGCTTTACGAATGCGGTGAAAAGACCTGTCCGGATACGTGAATTTCTATGTTGA